The following proteins are encoded in a genomic region of Brachypodium distachyon strain Bd21 chromosome 1, Brachypodium_distachyon_v3.0, whole genome shotgun sequence:
- the LOC100827225 gene encoding 65-kDa microtubule-associated protein 1, with protein MGVAGHNDPLLGETTCGSLLQKLQLIWDEVGESDDDRDKMLLQLEQECLDVYRRKVDQASTSRARLLQQLANSKSELTRLLSSLGELSISGVIIPDKTTGTIKEQLAATSPFLEQLCQKKEKRVKEFADVQLQIQTIRGEIAGSLQVGDHLEMPHVDEDDLSMKKLNEYLFELQALQKEKSNRLQKILDFVSSVHDLCSVLGMDFLSTVTAVHPSLNDSVGADSKSISDETISRLSKMVIELKEEKVKRLDKIQALASQLTDLWNLMDTTVEERQHFDHVTCHMSSTSDRVTVPGALALDVIEQAELEVERLDQLKASRMKDIAFKRQTELEDIYARAHIAVDTSAARDRILSVIDSSMFEPSELLADMENQILKAKEEAFSRKDILEKVDRWMLACEEESWLEDYNRDDNRYSATRGAHLNLKRAEKARVLVNKIPGIVDTLVTKTHAWEKEHRTTFTYDGIALLAMLDEYRILRQEKEEEKRRMRDQKKINDQLAAEQEKLFGSKPSPARPQSSTKKAAGPRANGAAVNGTPNRRLSALQNNPRSASRDGGRDNVRPVAPVNYVALAKDDVASQASST; from the exons ATGGGAGTGGCAGGTCACAACGATCCTTTGTTAGGTGAAACCACATGTGGGTCTTTGCTGCAGAAATTACAG CTGATATGGGACGAGGTTGGTGAGAGCGATGATGATCGAGACAAGATGTTACTTCAGCTAGAACAGGAGTGCCTAGATGTTTACAGGAGAAAGGTTGATCAGGCTTCTACTTCCAGGGCACGTCTCCTTCAACAACTTGCCAACTCCAAATCCGAGCTTACTAGACTCCTTTCTTCATTAGGAGAGCTGTCTATTTCTGGTGTTATAATT CCCGACAAGACAACTGGTACAATTAAGGAGCAACTAGCAGCAACATCTCCATTCTTAGAACAACTCTgccagaaaaaagagaagagggTGAAAGAGTTTGCTGATGTACAGCTCCAAATTCAAACGATACGTGGTGAAATCGCAGGGAGTCTACAAGTTGGTGACCACCTGGAAATGCCCCATGTTGATGAGGATGATCTTTCAATGAAGAAATTAAATGAATATCTTTTTGAACTACAAGCACTACAGAAGGAAAAG AGTAATAGGCTGCAGAAGATTCTTGACTTTGTGAGTTCAGTGCACGATCTTTGTTCTGTCCTTGGGATGGATTTCTTGAGCACTGTTACTGCAGTTCATCCTAGCCTCAATGACTCTGTTGGTGCTGATTCCAAGAGTATTAGTGATGAAACAATATCCAGGCTGTCGAAAATGGTGATTGAACTTAAAGAAGAGAAAGTGAAGAGGCTTGATAAG ATTCAAGCTCTAGCTTCCCAGCTAACTGATCTTTGGAACCTGATGGATACCACTGTGGAAGAACGGCAAcattttgatcatgtcacatgcCATATGTCCTCAACATCGGATAGAGTGACAGTCCCAGGAGCTTTGGCTCTTGATGTAATTGAGCAG GCTGAACTTGAAGTCGAAAGGCTGGATCAGCTAAAAGCTAGCAGGATGAAGGATATTGCATTCAAAAGGCAGACTGAACTTGAAGATATATATGCTCGGGCTCATATTGCAGTAGATACTAGTGCTGCAAGAGATAGAATACTGTCGGTTATTGATTCTAGCATGTTCGAGCCTTCGGAACTGCTGGCTGATATGGAGAACCAGATACTCAAAGCAAAAGAAGAGGCCTTTAGTAGAAAGGACATACTGGAGAAGGTTGACAGGTGGATGTTAGCATGTGAAGAAGAGAGCTGGCTTGAAGACTATAACCGG GATGATAACAGATACAGCGCAACTAGAGGTGCACATCTGAACCTCAAGCGTGCAGAAAAAGCTCGTGTTTTGGTTAATAAAATTCCAG GTATTGTCGACACGCTGGTGACAAAGACCCATGCTTGGGAAAAAGAGCACAGGACAACATTCACCTATGATGGTATAGCTCTTCTTGCAATGCTGGATGAATACAGAATCCTGAGacaggagaaggaagaagagaagcggAGAATGAGG GACCAGAAGAAGATAAACGACCAGCTAGCTGCTGAGCAGGAGAAGCTGTTCGGCTCAAAACCCAGCCCAGCCCGGCCCCAGTCTTCTACAAAGAAGGCGGCAGGCCCTCGGGCCAACGGCGCTGCCGTGAATGGCACGCCGAACCGCAGGCTGTCGGCGCTGCAGAACAACCCCCGGTCTGCGAGCCGGGACGGGGGTAGGGACAATGTCAGACCAGTAGCTCCGGTGAACTATGTGGCCCTCGCCAAGGACGACGTAGCTTCGCAGGCGTCTTCAACTTAA
- the LOC104581514 gene encoding uncharacterized protein LOC104581514, producing MGLAGGIVRRVLSKSPCGSSSSTGRGGVHTERSSGDQRRRSWSSLRMYLCGDETSAAAAEGDEDDDDDEDQDGTVSARSFETACATTMTTQDQAQAPVADHHGHVNGDVQLGGQGAMVLPTEPAAGEEEAAATLIQSAFRGLMARRRQLLPELEGSLSGQDGCCAEEPCKSPASPSTMAASVEVQVGESLSNLRLSDADDGASLSAQHRGGASQTKSSRPQVFRAKEEWDDSTLSSNMLRMRIQSKMEATTRRERALAYAFSQQLRSCGGTGGVGGTKKRSSRSEQGEFNVGWSWLERWMATRQAEPCPSDDGASRNAADAGSVAGRRVVVVRRRPQGQGQGDVAVEEKESCGSNDVSAVSFDGSSAGGRSGLSCYRPGKNRLRGARNLPRRKVAAAAEHRLKERSHKVSKKARQREDRQAEADEADDPRQPPTDY from the exons ATGGGCCTTGCCGGCGGCATTGTTCGGAGAGTCCTCTCCAAGAGCCCCTGCGGCTCATCGTCGTCGACCGGCCGCGGAGGCGTCCACACC GAACGGAGCTCGGGTGATCAAAGGAGGAGATCGTGGAGCTCCCTCAGGATGTACCTGTGCGGCGACGAGACCAGCGCCGCGGCCGCAGAGGGGGatgaggacgacgacgacgacgaagaccaAGACGGGACGGTCTCCGCCAGAAGCTTCGAGACGGCCTGcgcgacgacgatgacgacgcaGGATCAGGCTCAAGCTCCGGTGGCAGATCACCACGGCCACGTGAACGGCGATGTCCAACTTGGAGGGCAGGGAGCCATGGTGCTGCCCACGGAGCCTGCGGCCGGCGAAGAGGAAGCGGCGGCTACGCTGATCCAGTCCGCGTTCAGGGGACTCATG gcgaggaggaggcaaTTGTTGCCGGAGCTGGAAGGGAGTTTGTCAGGACAGGACGGCTGCTGCGCCGAGGAGCCCTGCAAGAGCCCTGCATCGCCGTCGACCATGGCGGCATCGGTGGAGGTCCAGGTAGGCGAGTCCCTGAGCAACCTCCGGCTgagcgacgccgacgacggcgcGTCGTTGTCGGCGCAGCACCGTGGGGGCGCAAGCCAGACCAAGTCGTCGCGGCCACAGGTGTTCAGAGCCAAG GAGGAGTGGGACGACAGCACGCTGAGCTCCAACATGCTGCGGATGCGGATCCAGAGCAAGATGGAGGCCACGACGCGGCGGGAACGAGCCCTCGCGTACGCCTTCTCGCAGCAG CTGAGGAGctgcggcggcaccggcggcgttGGGGGCACGAAGAAGCGGTCGTCGCGGTCGGAGCAGGGGGAGTTcaacgtggggtggagctggcTGGAGCGGTGGATGGCGACGCGGCAGGCCGAGCCCTGCCCCAGCGACGACGGCGCCAGCAGGAACGCGGCGGACGCCGGCTCGGTGGCCGGGCGGCGGGTGGTGGTCGtcaggcggcggccgcaggggcaggggcagggggacgtggccgtggaggagaaggagagctGCGGGTCCAACGACGTCTCCGCCGTCAGCTTCGACGgctccagcgccggcggccggagcgggCTGAGCTGCTACAGGCCAGGCAAGAACCGGCTCAGGGGCGCCCGGAACCTGCCGCGGCGGAAGGTTGCGGCGGCAGCCGAGCACCGGCTCAAAGAAAGATCGCACAAG GTGAGCAAGAAGGCGCGGCAGAGAGAGGATCGCCAAGCCGAGGCAGACGAGGCAGACGATCCCCGTCAACCCCCAACGGATTACTGA
- the LOC100831413 gene encoding aspartyl protease family protein At5g10770, with protein sequence MATAGSASSSRCCLLLLMMHLVIAAATLVGAAAPAAGSSADRVLLRVDSLFPGPSSCTSTQERKPITATSSAARVPIVHRHGPCSPLAGAHAGKPPSHAEILAADQNRVESLHHRVSSTTTGLGGKPRTKKKTPGHSSVPASSSSSSSSVPASSGLSLGTANYVVPIGLGTPPSRFTVVFDTGSDTTWVQCRPCVVSCYKQKDRLFDPAKSSTYANVSCADPACADLDASGCNAGHCLYGIQYGDGSYTVGFFAKDTLAVAQDAIKGFKFGCGEKNRGLFGQTAGLLGLGRGPTSITVQAYEKYGGSFSYCLPASSAATGYLEFGPLSPSSSGSNAKTTPMLTDKGPTFYYVGLTGIRVGGKQLGAIPESVFSNSGTLVDSGTVITRLPDTAYAALSSAFAAAMAASGYKKAAAYSILDTCYDFTGLSQVSLPTVSLVFQGGACLDLDASGIVYAISQSQVCLGFASNGDDESVGIVGNTQQRTYGVLYDVSKKVVGFAPGAC encoded by the exons ATGGCCACTGCCggttctgcttcttcttctcggtgCTGCTTACTCCTCCTGATGATGCACCTggtcatcgccgccgccacgctcgTCGGGGCTGCAGCTCCTGCCGCGGGAAGCTCTGCCGATCGTGTGCTTCTGCGCGTGGATTCGCTGTTCCCTGGACCGTCGTCGTGCACGTCGACACAAG AGCGGAAACCCATCACTGCGACGTCGTCAGCAGCAAGGGTGCCGATCGTCCACCGGCACGGCCCGTGCTCACCACTGGCCGGCGCGCACGCCGGGAAGCCGCCGTCCCACGCGGAGATCCTGGCTGCCGACCAGAACCGCGTGGAGTCGCTCCATCACCGTGTGTCCTCGACGACCACCGGCCTGGGCGGCAAACCACGGACGAAGAAGAAAACCCCCGGGCACTCCTCGGTTCCcgcgtcgtcatcgtcgtcgtcctcatCGGTCCCGGCGTCGTCGGGGCTCTCCCTGGGCACGGCCAACTACGTGGTGCCCATCGGGCTGggcacgccgccgtcgcggtTCACGGTGGTGTTCGACACGGGGAGCGACACGACGTGGGTGCAGTGCCGGCCGTGCGTGGTGTCCTGCTACAAGCAGAAGGACCGCCTCTTCGACCCGGCAAAATCCTCCACCTACGCCAACGTCTCCTGCGCCGACCCGGCCTGCGCCGACCTCGACGCCAGCGGCTGCAACGCCGGCCACTGCCTCTACGGCATCCAGTACGGCGACGGCTCCTACACCGTCGGCTTCTTCGCCAAGGACACTCTCGCCGTGGCGCAGGACGCCATCAAGGGGTTCAAGTTCGGGTGCGGCGAGAAGAACCGCGGGCTTTTCGGGCAGACGGCGGGCCTCCTCGGGCTGGGCCGTGGGCCGACCTCGATCACGGTGCAGGCCTACGAGAAATACGGCGGCTCCTTCTCCTACTGCCTCCCGGCGTCCTCCGCGGCCACGGGCTACCTGGAATTCGGCCCGTTATCGCCTTCGTCTTCCGGCAGCAACGCGAAGACGACGCCGATGCTGACGGACAAAGGGCCCACGTTCTACTACGTGGGCCTTACGGGGATCCGCGTGGGAGGGAAGCAGCTGGGGGCCATCCCGGAGTCCGtcttctccaactccggcaCGCTCGTGGACTCCGGCACCGTGATCACGCGGCTTCCCGACACCGCCTACGCCGCGCTGTCGTcggcgttcgcggcggccatggcagccAGCGGGtacaagaaggcggcggcgtacTCCATCCTCGACACCTGCTACGACTTCACGGGGCTCAGCCAGGTGTCGCTGCCGACCGTGTCGCTCGTGTTCCAGGGCGGCGCGTGCCTCGACCTCGACGCGTCCGGGATCGTCTACGCCATCAGCCAGTCGCAGGTGTGCCTCGGCTTCGCGTCCAACGGCGACGACGAGAGCGTGGGGATCGTTGGGAACACGCAGCAGAGGACTTACGGGGTGCTCTACGACGTCTCCAAGAAGGTCGTCGGCTTCGCACCCGGGGCTTGCTGA